The proteins below are encoded in one region of Penicillium psychrofluorescens genome assembly, chromosome: 4:
- a CDS encoding uncharacterized protein (ID:PFLUO_006109-T1.cds;~source:funannotate), whose translation MNAILVTGATGKQGGALINALLEHDAPFEILAVTRNTQSGSAQRLAQKSSKVKLVEGNMDDPAAIFARARQLTSSEIWGVYSVQAVIGNGIAGEERQGKALIDESLKQGVKYFVYSSVERGGDSKSSSNPTDIPHFISKHRIEQHLFDSTKNGEMEWTVLRPVAFMDGLTPDFMGKMFATSWRLSLKGKPLQIVATSDIGVFAAEAFQHPDQFAGRSISLAGDNLTFDQANDIFKAKTDRAVPTTFELPCRALLYALGDLGAMFRWFYDEGFGADIAALRKQHTGLKNFATWLDTESAFVER comes from the coding sequence ATGAACGCGATCCTAGTCACCGGAGCCACAGGCAAACAAGGCGGCGCCTTGATCAATGCCCTCCTTGAGCATGATGCCCCATTCGAGATCCTCGCCGTAACCCGAAACACACAGTCGGGCTCAGCCCAACGGCTCGCCCAAAAGTCATCCAAGGTCAAGCTCGTCGAAGGCAACATGGACGACCCCGCGGCAATCTTCGCGCGCGCCCGACAGCTCACCTCGTCGGAGATCTGGGGCGTCTACAGCGTACAAGCGGTGATAGGCAACGGAATCGCCGGCGAAGAGCGCCAGGGCAAGGCACTCATTGACGAGTCGCTCAAGCAGGGCGTGAAGTACTTCGTGTATAGTTCCGTGgagcgcggcggcgacagcaAATCATCCTCCAACCCAACTGATATCCCGCACTTTATTTCGAAGCACCGGATCGAGCAGCATCTGTTTGACAGCACGAAGAACGGCGAGATGGAGTGGACCGTGCTGCGCCCGGTTGCGTTCATGGACGGGCTCACCCCGGATTTCATGGGGAAGATGTTTGCTACGTCGTGGCGGCTATCGCTGAAGGGGAAGCCGCTTCAAATTGTTGCTACCAGCGACATTGGTGTCTTTGCTGCGGAGGCATTTCAGCATCCTGATCAGTTCGCCGGCCGGTCTATCTCACTGGCGGGCGATAATTTGACATTTGACCAAGCCAACGATATCTTCAAGGCGAAGACTGACCGCGCTGTGCCTACAACCTTTGAATTGCCCTGCCGCGCACTCCTGTATGCCCTGGGAGACCTTGGGGCTATGTTCCGTTGGTTTTATGATGAAGGGTTCGGGGCCGATATTGCCGCGCTGCGCAAGCAGCATACCGGATTGAAAAATTTCGCGACGTGGCTTGACACGGAGAGTGCTTTTGTGGAGCGCTGA
- a CDS encoding uncharacterized protein (ID:PFLUO_006110-T1.cds;~source:funannotate), with translation MSTSSESSINDTRPRSATSPVSSSHASVPSTEIDQSRCYNFTDQPGYFRPASPLIDRQSIEEDLEMNIKYACTLLSHSIERGIPSGLSYETQQFPKPPAPSTVIRNSGVEPLLGESHTQCDNSLSGKLVDISTEARKDSGVGLSFQSTGKSGRAYRASFSGTAGTSANARFYGNRASVGSYQVSTSDRGRSRGQSVDAETVPRSRSSSPSLFPYSPPQLGCQWTVPRPTSFGFDARKPEAAREVNETTTPFFEDVEAELGAAGMTWLCASIETEDEEASIPFPAVETEYSPRTSADKLEPIPRPGFGPAHNRFYSARWSHSSAMGVPEPSRRDTWYSRDSSISRSPSARSISPANAQEKDRSPRYVPPDQSWPDRNFSGPYHTDLFKHHEAVYSVAISTDDQPRNRRRRASNLLKKLTGLGRRKESDPIERGRAPQRAMQACA, from the coding sequence ATGTCTACTTCGTCAGAGAGCAGCATCAACGACACTCGTCCCCGCTCAGCTACAAGCCCCGTCTCTTCAAGTCATGCCAGCGTGCCGTCAACAGAAATCGACCAAAGCCGATGCTATAATTTCACCGATCAACCAGGATACTTTCGACCCGCATCCCCATTGATCGACCGACAGTCCATTGAAGAAGACTTGGAAATGAACATCAAATATGCATGCACTCTACTCTCGCACAGCATCGAACGAGGCATTCCATCTGGTCTGTCCTACGAAACACAACAATTTCCCAAGCCACCAGCCCCATCTACGGTTATTCGGAATTCCGGGGTCGAACCGTTATTGGGAGAGTCGCACACTCAATGCGATAATTCACTTTCAGGCAAACTAGTGGATATCAGTACAGAAGCACGCAAGGACTCCGGAGTTGGTCTCAGCTTTCAGTCTACAGGGAAATCCGGAAGAGCCTATCGGGCTAGCTTTTCGGGAACCGCTGGCACAAGCGCCAACGCGAGATTCTATGGGAACCGTGCCTCGGTTGGATCGTACCAGGTTTCAACTTCTGATAGAGGGCGCTCGAGAGGACAAAGTGTCGATGCAGAAACGGTGCCGCGCTCTCGGTCTTCCAGTCCGTCGTTGTTCCCGTATAGTCCTCCCCAGCTAGGCTGCCAATGGACTGTACCAAGACCGACCTCCTTTGGATTCGATGCTAGAAAGCCTGAGGCTGCCCGTGAGGTCAACGAAACAACAACTCCATTTTTCGAGGACGTCGAAGCAGAActcggcgcagcaggcaTGACCTGGCTGTGCGCAAGTATCGAAaccgaggacgaagaggccAGCATCCCTTTCCCGGCCGTCGAAACGGAGTATTCCCCACGAACCAGCGCAGACAAGCTGGAACCCATTCCCCGCCCTGGATTCGGGCCCGCCCACAACCGTTTCTACAGCGCTCGCTGGTCGCATTCAAGCGCAATGGGGGTGCCCGAACCCTCACGACGAGACACATGGTACAGCCGCGATTCAAGTATATCCCGAAGTCCATCGGCACGAAGCATCTCCCCCGCAAATGCACAGGAAAAAGATCGGTCTCCTCGCTACGTTCCTCCCGACCAGAGCTGGCCTGACCGGAACTTCTCTGGTCCCTACCACACAGACCTTTTTAAGCACCATGAGGCAGTCTACTCGGTTGCTATCTCTACAGACGATCAACCGCGTAaccggcgaagaagagcttCGAATTTACTGAAAAAATTGACCGGTCTTGGGCGGAGGAAAGAGTCCGATCCGATTGAAAGGGGGAGAGCCCCTCAGCGGGCTATGCAGGCTTGTGCGTGA
- a CDS encoding uncharacterized protein (ID:PFLUO_006111-T1.cds;~source:funannotate): protein MGKIDLEKAIEELTLGEKVALTAGSDFWHTVSVPRLNIPRLRMSDGPNGVRGTRFFNGIPAACFPCATALGATWDTELLGQVGHLLGEEAIAKGSHVLLGPTINIQRSPLGGRGFESFSEDGVLSGTLAGHYTKGVQEKGVAATLKHFVCNDQEHERMAVNSIVTARALREIYLMPFLLAMRISKSACIMTAYNKVNGTHVSENKAIIDDILRKEWGWDGLVMSDWFGTYSTSDAINAGLDVEMPGKTRWRGEALAHAVSSNKVAQFKLDERVRNVLNLANWVEPLGILEDAPEKALNRPEDQTLLRRAAAESVVLMKNEGGILPLKKDGSVLVIGPNAQIAAYCGGGSASLAPYYTVTPLEGVKAKSQGEVTFAQGVYSHKDLPDLGPWMKTADGKTGLAFRVYNEPSSAGQERNLVDELHLVSSSGFLMDYVNPKIKSMTFYVDMEGFFTPEHDGVYDFGVTVVGTGRLLVDGEVVVDNTKDQKQGSAFFGTATVEERGSKALKAGQTYTILFEFGSAPTSDMDTRGIVAFGPGGFRFGGSRRVGQEELISTAVEQAKQAEQVVIFAGLTLEWETEGHDREHMDLPPGSDELISRVLAANPNAVVVLQSGTPVTMPWLDSARTLVQAWFGGNECGNGIADVLYGDVNPSAKLPLTFPRRLQDNPSYVNFRSERGRVLYGEDIYVGYRYFEKSDLAPAFPFGHGLSYTAFTRSDLSITTVPEQAVLAESGEPVTATVKVTNTGSLAGAEIVQLWIVPPPTAVGRPVRELKAFTKVFLQPGESKSVQLVVEKKLATSWWDEERHQWISEKGKYQVQVTGTGSEELRGEFEVGKTRFWLGL from the exons ATGGGCAAGATCGACCtcgagaaggccattgaggaGCTGACGCTGGGGGAGAAAGTGGCTCTGACAGCCG GAAGCGACTTCTGGCACACAGTCTCAGTTCCGCGCCTGAACATTCCCCGCCTGCGCATGTCCGATGGACCTAACGGCGTGCGCGGGACCCGGTTTTTCAACGGCATCCCCGCAGCATGTTTCCCCTGCGCGACAGCCCTTGGAGCAACCTGGGACACAGAGCTACTAGGCCAAGTCGGCCatctgctcggcgaggaagCCATCGCGAAGGGGTCGCACGTCTTGCTCGGTCCAACGATCAACATCCAGCGCTCGCCGCTAGGCGGACGCGGATTCGAGTCCTTTTCTGAAGATGGCGTGCTCTCAGGCACACTCGCGGGCCACTACACCAAGGGCGTTCAGGAGAAGGGCGTCGCTGCGACGCTAAAGCATTTTGTCTGCAATGACCAAGAGCATGAGCGTATGGCTGTTAACAGTATTGTTACTGCACGCGCGCTGCGGGAGATTTATCTCATGCCGTTTCTGTTGGCCATGCGCATTTCCAAGAGCGCGTGTATCATGACCGCCTATAACAAGGTCAATGGCACACATGTTAGTGAGAACAAGGCGATCATTGATGATATCTTGCGGAAGGAGTGGGGGTGGGATGGCCTTGTTATGAGTGATTG GTTCGGTACCTACAGCACCTCCGATGCCATCAACGCCGGACTTGACGTGGAGATGCCGGGCAAGACTCGATGGCGCGGGGAGGCCCTGGCTCACGCAGTTTCATCGAACAAGGTCGCCCAGTTCAAGTTGGATGAGCGCGTGCGCAACGTTCTCAATTTGGCCAACTGGGTGGAGCCCCTGGGCATTCTCGAGGACGCGCCTGAGAAGGCACTGAACCGGCCGGAAGATCAAACTCTGCTGCGGCGGGCTGCGGCCGAGTCAGTCGTGCTCATGAAGAACGAAGGCGGGATTCTGCCGCTGAAGAAAGACGGGTCGGTGCTGGTCATCGGGCCCAATGCCCAGATTGCCGCGTACTGTGGCGGCGGATCCGCGTCGCTGGCTCCGTACTATACCGTGACTCCGTTAGAAGGTGTCAAAGCAAAGAGTCAGGGTGAAGTCACCTTCGCCCAGGGCGTGTACTCACACAAAGACCTGCCGGATTTGGGTCCTTGGATGAAGACTGCTGACGGTAAGACTGGGCTCGCGTTCAGGGTGTACAATGAACCATCTAGTGCTGGTCAGGAACGGAACCTCGTCGATGAGCTGCACCTGGTCTCGTCGTCTGGATTCCTCATGGACTATGTTAACCCCAAGATCAAGTCGATGACCTTTTACGTCGATATGGAGGGATTTTTCACTCCCGAGCATGATGGAGTGTACGACTTCGGCGTGACTGTTGTGGGTACTGGCCGtcttctcgttgatggcGAAGTTGTTGTCGACAATACCAAGGACCAGAAGCAGGGTTCTGCCTTCTTTGGAACAGCCACCGTCGAGGAACGCGGAAGCAAGGCGCTCAAGGCCGGACAAACATATACGATTCTGTTTGAATTCGGCAGCGCCCCAACATCTGATATGGATACACGCGGCATTGTAGCCTTTGGACCTGGTGGATTCCGGTTTGGTGGCAGCCGCCGTGTGGGCCAGGAGGAACTGATCTCGACGGCGGTCGAGCAGGCCAAACAAGCAGAGCAGGTGGTCATCTTCGCGGGACTTACCCTCGAGTGGGAGACCGAGGGCCATGACCGTGAGCATATGGACCTGCCACCAGGCAGCGACGAGCTGATCAGCCGCGTGCTGGCGGCGAATCCGAacgccgtggtggtgctccAATCCGGCACACCGGTGACAATGCCGTGGCTAGACTCGGCCCGGACACTTGTGCAAGCGTGGTTCGGCGGCAACGAGTgcggcaatggcatcgcCGACGTGTTGTACGGAGACGTCAACCCATCCGCCAAGCTGCCTCTAACTTTCCCACGTCGACTACAAGACAATCCCTCGTACGTGAACTTCCGCTCTGAGCGTGGCCGCGTGCTGTACGGTGAGGACATCTACGTGGGCTATCGATACTTCGAGAAGAGCGACCTGGCGCCAGCGTTCCCCTTCGGCCACGGTCTTTCGTACACAGCCTTCACGCGCTCCGACCTCAGTATCACCACAGTGCCCGAGCAAGCTGTTCTAGCCGAGTCTGGAGAGCCCGTCACCGCGACCGTCAAGGTGACCAACACCGGTTCTCTCGCCGGCGCGGAAATCGTCCAGCTCTGGATTGTTCCGCCACCAACAGCTGTCGGCCGCCCTGTGCGCGAGCTGAAAGCTTTCACCAAGGTGTTCTTGCAGCCGGGCGAGTCGAAATCTGTTCAACTTGTTGTTGAGAAGAAACTTGCTACGTCCTGGTGGGATGAGGAGCGTCACCAGTGGATCTCTGAGAAGGGTAAATACCAGGTTCAGGTTACTGGTACTGGCTCTGAGGAGCTACGTGGCGAGTTTGAGGTTGGCAAGACGCGGTTCTGGCTTGGGCTGTAG
- a CDS encoding uncharacterized protein (ID:PFLUO_006107-T1.cds;~source:funannotate) codes for MSSANNLSPVAPVANPTIPFWRKEPHELDNIRTTPELPEQSDIVIIGGGYAGVSIAYHLVTSQQSESQPPPSITLLEARQICSGATGRNGGHLRPDVYETVALCLERHGIEAAIELARFEVSHIPAVKAAIAKEKIDCDFNLTRCMNVYLNEEHAERARQAYEVLRDQGASYVDDIHYTSQKNAEGVSGVQDAKACLSYTAGNLWAYKLVMGLLSRVVKSSSVNVQTMTPVTSVTSDSPHHLVQTPRGTIRASKVVYATNAYTAGLLPEYSKNIVPCKGICCHITTPENKTPPFLPYTYVVWNKEGDGDSYLISRPDGSIIVGGAQYSYAQQKDIWHNNVDDSTLIEPAKHYYDTYMQRTFRGWEDSEVKVQEIWSGIMGYSYDTHPQVGEVPGKPGQFICAGFNGHGMPVVFLSGKGIAEMIRDSKKFEEVGLPRIYKTTLARLEAAQTGPEGGDTFDL; via the exons ATGTCTTCTGCTAATAATCTGTCCCCCGTTGCTCCAGTAGCAAACCCTACAATACCGTTCTGGAGAAAGGAGCCACATGAGCTAGATAACATTCGTACCACCCCCGAGCTGCCAGAACAAAGTGACATAGTCATTATCGGCGGAGGCTATGCCGGAGTGAGCATTGCGTACCACCTGGTAACCTCGCAGCAATCAGAAAGTCAGCCTCCACCATCTATCACACTTCTCGAGGCACGACAGATATGCTCTGGAGCAACCGGACGAAATG GTGGACATCTGCGGCCCGATGTCTACGAAACGGTTGCATTGTGCCTTGAAAGACATGGGATCGAGGCTGCAATTGAGCTTGCGAGATTTGAGGTCTCCCATATCCCCGCAGTGAAAGCGGCCATTGCGAAAGAAAAGATCGATTGCGATTTCAATCTGACCCGGTGCATGAACGTGTACCTCAACGAAGAACATGCTGAGCGGGCAAGACAGGCGTACGAGGTCCTGCGAGATCAAGGTGCGTCGTACGTCGATGACATCCATTACACGTCGCAGAAAAATGCAGAAGGG GTCTCTGGAGTTCAAGACGCAAAGGCATGTCTTTCTTATACGGCAGGCAACTTATGGGCGTACAAACTCGTGATGGGACTCCTTTCGAGAGTGGTCAAGTCGAGCTCTGTCAATGTGCAAACCATGACGCCCGTGACATCTGTGACATCCGATAGCCCCCATCATCTTGTGCAAACCCCTCGAGGCACAATTCGTGCATCGAAAGTGGTTTATGCCACCAACGCATATACCGCAGGGCTTCTGCCTGAATATTCCAAGAATATTGTTCCCTGCAAGGGAATTTGTTGTCACATCACGACGCCAGAGAACAAAACACCCCCTTTCCTGCCCTATACCTATGTTGTCTGGAACaaggaaggagatggtgatAGCTATCTGATCTCACGACCAGACGGCAGCATTATTGTCGGTGGTGCGCAGTACAGCTATGCACAGCAGAAGGACATCTGGCACAACAATGTGGACGATAGTACCCTGATTGAGCCGGCAAAACACTACTACGACACCTACATGCAGCGCACATTCCGAGGGTGGGAGGATAGCGAGGTAAAAGTTCAAGAGATCTGGAGTGGAA TCATGGGCTACTCCTACGATACTCACCCGCAGGTTGGTGAGGTTCCAGGCAAACCCGGCCAATTCATTTGCGCAGGATTCAATGGACATGGTATGCCGGTGGTATTTCTCTCCGGCAAAGGAATCGCAGAGATGATCAGAGACAGCAAGAAGTTCGAGGAGGTTGGTCTACCGCGGATCTATAAGACGACACTGGCAAGATTGGAGGCTGCTCAGACGGGACCGGAGGGTGGGGATACATTTGATTTATAG
- a CDS encoding uncharacterized protein (ID:PFLUO_006108-T1.cds;~source:funannotate), whose product MVLLNPVERVAAQPENPYAGLIEDQSIAVIPSFTLESGVTLYNVPVAYTTLGTLSPKGDNVLVICHALSGSADVADWWGPLLGGPGQAFDVSRFFVVCLNSLGSPYGSASAVTYKDGKPENGYYGPEFPLTTVRDDVNIHKLVLDDLGVKQIAAVVGGSMGGMLTLEYAFFGKDYVRAIVPIATSARHSAWCISWGEAQRQSIYSDPKYDDGYYTFDDPPASGLGAARMSALLTYRSRNSFESRFGRNVPDPSRRQNINGTEKLPTPPNEHWAIHNDGHKAGLSSRSESRQNSPAPQTEVQYMDPQFSGTKTFSVSTETKPRTDSVGRPRPPTYFSAQSYLRYQGDKFVKRFDANCYIAMTRKLDTHDVSRHRASLMAEDPVHEALSRIEQPALVLGIESDGLFTFAEQQEVAAGIPDSRLKRIDSPEGHDAFLLQFEQVNLHIVEFFHEVLPDIMARVSADGAAAVASVNKLTKSSTFGEAEVEDITAW is encoded by the exons ATGGTT CTACTAAATCCCGTAGAGAGAGTCGCTGCGCAGCCTGAAAACCCGTACGCGGGGTTGATTGAAGATCAATCCATTGCGGTCATCCCATCCTTTACGCTCGAGTCGGGTGTCACTCTCTACAATGTCCCCGTGGCATACACTACCTTGGGAACTCTCTCGCCGAAAGGTGACAATGTTCTGGTGATCTGCCATGCGTTGAGTGGGAGCGCCGATGTCGCAGACTGGTGGGGCCCCCTACTGGGTGGCCCGGGCCAAGCCTTTGATGTCTCGCGGTTCTTCGTGGTCTGCTTGAACAGTCTGGGGAGCCCGTACGGGAGCGCCAGTGCAGTGACATATAAGGATGGCAAACCCGAAAACGGTTACTACGGGCCCGAATTCCCGCTGACGACTGTTCGCGATGATGTAAA CATCCACAAATTGGTGCTGGACGACTTGGGCGTGAAGCAGATTGCCGCGGTTGTCGGTGGATCCATGGGCGGAATGCTCACTTTGGAGTATGCCTTCTTCGGCAAAGACTACGTGCGAGCCATCGTTCCCATTGCCACCTCCGCACGCCATTCCGCATGGTGCATTAGCTGGGGCGAGGCACAGCGGCAGAGCATTTACAGTGACCCGAAGTACGACGACGGATACTATACGTTCGATGATCCGCCGGCTTCCGGTCTCGGAGCGGCTCGCATGTCTGCTCTCCTCACCTATCGAAGCCGCAACTCGTTTGAGTCGCGATTCGGTCGAAACGTGCCAGATCCGTCGAGACGGCAGAATATCAACGGGACCGAGAAACTGCCCACGCCCCCCAATGAACACTGGGCAATTCACAACGACGGGCATAAAGCTGGTCTGTCCTCCCGGTCTGAAAGCAGGCAGAATTCGCCTGCACCTCAGACCGAGGTCCAATATATGGACCCACAGTTCTCGGGTACGAAGACCTTCTCCGTGTCGACCGAGACCAAGCCTCGAACCGATTCTGTCGGTCGCCCACGCCCACCCACCTATTTTTCAGCCCAGTCTTATCTTCGCTATCAAGGCGATAAGTTTGTCAAGCGATTTGACGCCAACTGCTACATTGCCATGACGCGCAAGCTTGACACCCACGACGTGTCTCGGCACCGTGCTAGTctgatggccgaggaccCCGTTCATGAGGCCCTCTCACGTATTGAGCAGCCGGCACTGGTTCTAGGAATTGAATCAGATGGTCTCTTTACCTTTGCGGAGCAGCAAGAAGTCGCTGCGGGAATCCCTGATTCACGGCTCAAGCGTATCGACAGTCCAGAAGGCCATGACGCTTTCCTTCTGCAATTTGAGCAAGTCAACCTCCACATTGTGGAGTTCTTCCATGAAGTGTTGCCGGATATCATGGCGCGGGTTAGCGCGGATGGTGCTGCGGCCGTGGCCAGTGTCAACAAGTTGACCAAGAGCAGCACCTTCGGCGAAGCAGAGGTGGAAGACATTACCGCGTGGTAA